One genomic region from Sulfurimonas sp. encodes:
- a CDS encoding primosomal protein N', producing the protein MYFYEVSILSSPLNPLTYHFSLSLEIGTIVNVVLRNKEVKATIISKCEKPEFKTIEILSESEFFYSLKQMALAKFISTYYVCSLGEALGVMTAFSRSISPEMERTYINSSSSTSPEVELTLSSKQTKALDFLKQHKTSLLFGDTGSGKTEIYMKYFQEIIASGKRCIFLMPEISLTPQMSQRLEEHFGTDVIMWHSKLTALQKKKALKKIYDGSAKIVAGPRSTLFLPINDLGLIVVDEEHDDSYKSSSRPRYNAKDIAIYMGKLHDIPVVLGSATPSLNSFVKFPYFRLKGGFFSAKKEFIYEKSSESLSPLIMEHLASTIKAKNQAIVFVPTRANFKYLICEDCGHTAQCVFCSIGMSIHQKSRALKCHYCNFTQAIPQICSECKGASLISSRLGTVEAIKLIQEQLTDAKIEQFDRDAITTANKLKKALKRFNERETDMLVGTQMLSKGHDYHGVTLAVVLGLDNMLNMSDYRAREKALSCLIQVSGRSGRAKDAKVLIQSFNEEFFSTFIDDYEAFLQEEKIFRVGLYPPYKKLCRVLFSHKNGAKAQEEMREMKDDLVKISNIEVVGFGKCGVERIANKYRFEILLRSDKSTDIIKAVSRCKTGLAEIDMDPIEFG; encoded by the coding sequence TTGTATTTTTATGAAGTGTCAATCCTCTCTTCCCCTCTTAATCCTTTAACTTATCATTTTTCTTTATCTTTAGAAATTGGCACTATTGTAAATGTTGTTCTTAGAAATAAAGAAGTTAAAGCTACTATTATTTCTAAATGTGAAAAACCAGAATTTAAAACTATTGAGATTTTGAGTGAGAGTGAGTTTTTTTATTCACTTAAGCAGATGGCATTGGCTAAGTTTATTTCCACTTATTATGTTTGTTCTTTGGGTGAGGCTCTTGGGGTTATGACTGCGTTTTCTCGTTCCATCTCTCCTGAGATGGAACGCACATACATTAACTCATCTAGTTCCACCTCTCCCGAGGTGGAACTAACTCTTTCTTCAAAACAAACAAAAGCTCTAGACTTTCTAAAACAACATAAAACTTCTTTACTCTTTGGAGATACAGGAAGTGGAAAAACAGAAATATATATGAAATATTTTCAAGAGATAATAGCATCTGGTAAACGATGTATTTTTTTAATGCCTGAGATATCTCTTACTCCTCAAATGAGTCAAAGGTTAGAAGAGCATTTTGGGACAGATGTTATTATGTGGCACTCAAAATTAACTGCTCTTCAAAAGAAAAAAGCTCTTAAAAAAATTTATGATGGAAGTGCAAAAATAGTTGCTGGTCCTCGCTCAACACTTTTTTTACCAATAAATGACTTAGGCTTAATAGTCGTAGATGAAGAACATGATGATAGTTATAAATCATCTTCAAGACCAAGATATAATGCAAAAGATATAGCTATTTATATGGGTAAACTGCATGATATTCCCGTAGTTTTAGGAAGCGCTACACCATCTCTTAACTCCTTTGTTAAATTTCCATATTTTAGACTTAAAGGTGGATTTTTCAGTGCTAAAAAAGAGTTTATTTATGAAAAATCTAGTGAGAGTTTATCGCCTTTAATCATGGAGCATCTAGCCTCAACCATAAAAGCTAAAAACCAAGCGATAGTCTTTGTACCAACAAGAGCAAATTTTAAGTATCTTATTTGTGAGGATTGCGGACATACAGCACAATGTGTTTTTTGTAGTATTGGTATGAGTATACATCAAAAATCACGAGCATTAAAATGTCACTACTGTAACTTCACTCAAGCAATACCTCAAATTTGTAGTGAGTGTAAAGGAGCTTCTCTTATAAGTTCTAGACTTGGAACAGTTGAGGCAATAAAGCTTATACAAGAACAACTCACAGATGCCAAGATAGAGCAGTTTGATAGAGATGCAATTACCACAGCAAACAAACTAAAAAAAGCACTTAAGCGTTTTAATGAGAGAGAAACTGATATGCTTGTAGGAACGCAGATGCTAAGCAAAGGGCATGATTATCATGGAGTTACTTTAGCGGTGGTTCTAGGACTTGACAATATGTTAAATATGAGTGATTACAGAGCAAGAGAAAAGGCTCTGTCTTGTCTTATACAAGTATCAGGAAGAAGTGGTAGAGCAAAAGATGCAAAAGTTTTGATTCAAAGTTTTAATGAAGAGTTTTTTTCTACTTTCATAGATGATTATGAAGCTTTTTTGCAAGAAGAAAAAATCTTTAGAGTAGGGCTTTATCCACCATATAAAAAGCTTTGTCGGGTTTTGTTTAGTCACAAAAATGGAGCAAAAGCACAAGAAGAGATGCGAGAGATGAAAGATGATTTAGTTAAAATTTCAAATATAGAAGTTGTTGGTTTTGGGAAATGTGGAGTTGAGCGGATTGCAAATAAGTACAGATTTGAGATACTCCTTAGAAGTGATAAAAGCACGGATATTATAAAAGCTGTGTCTAGATGCAAGACTGGTTTAGCTGAGATTGATATGGATCCTATTGAATTTGGATAA
- a CDS encoding type II secretion system protein, with amino-acid sequence MKTAFTMIELIFVVVVLGILSAIALPKFASTKNQADIASGRADVSVIRSAIVSERQTQLVKGVNSYIPKLSPTGETTTLFKGDGTRSLLLYGISAGTGSGDWSVVTGSGEKQYRYLVNGVTTTFDYNSTSGIFGCAAGTGKCNALVN; translated from the coding sequence ATGAAAACAGCTTTCACTATGATAGAACTCATCTTTGTTGTCGTTGTCTTAGGAATTTTATCAGCTATTGCACTCCCAAAATTTGCATCTACAAAAAATCAAGCTGATATAGCTTCTGGACGGGCTGATGTTTCTGTTATTCGTTCTGCTATTGTAAGTGAGCGACAAACCCAACTTGTAAAAGGTGTTAACAGTTACATACCAAAACTAAGCCCAACCGGTGAAACTACAACCTTATTTAAAGGTGATGGGACTAGAAGTCTTTTGTTGTATGGTATTAGCGCTGGAACAGGCTCTGGTGACTGGAGCGTAGTTACTGGTTCAGGTGAAAAACAGTATCGATATCTTGTAAATGGAGTGACAACAACATTTGATTATAACAGTACATCTGGGATATTCGGCTGTGCAGCTGGTACAGGTAAATGTAACGCTTTAGTAAACTAA